From Cydia pomonella isolate Wapato2018A chromosome 26, ilCydPomo1, whole genome shotgun sequence, one genomic window encodes:
- the LOC133532004 gene encoding protein Atossa isoform X2, producing MHSCETPPAPPATGPNLLLELGRLIIRARSPTPTPRAPHDRLLHAKLLAASPSTSQQVVTQPKPEKDEQKPGVDASLNDHVHALWNDQIPICIEVLLAPDCPDCYQAISRVEEDSSFDKQHNQQRALLLERWSMRPLVTKSHETPAFITSQWLLNAVRSQLHFSQLSAWLARLKGNGKPEEPGERRRKLSREKCNYKKLESNCDEDVDEPRKLNIVYSIKIPGESYKMADFSKPPTDHTFPITDIGNNVYLKVTLQSLPRIDKVPTVKCTCPPKRRASKEVPVNIHEELVGKLNDLTLGPRGSKFSPDLDVINSNTGPSTRRLSIISTPASTEYLYSVAPEKKVVDDRMHTPCSENGKHKCECDESDGNHRSSTSLGQEPKKLDERRLKEIAKYKRRLRKESKLKKLCDSTSSEGDGLQKSKETHTSIPILQAARFDRFRAIGCYRNQTYLTLPASRMETKSPFVETDSITPAEFKKTNTVATQTDEVTCACGGPLVDRCESCIDRGMVRSEANYNLASIDQSEVLLDAINRCKDETGARRKYEDDNIKALKKHKCDNYNIKCDISSLGFSHNGEEQVIKRPKLRRIFPIVDKIEKIVSDRAQNQDNADIEELNLKDDDTVFSKPKESKRQKTFSINDDDYVFYEKCDYGTFDRCEIDSPSDTPDQNGFVDPDPKKMGPDNQVPSPTEMDRFRWRFDSAASMVFHTKTGLPLTSSPAPLRRGNNCFDFDDSINGISGIKSALFHPISPAPPPPASPPAPPPSPSPGPAPARARPRSPPPPADPATPKLRIGPSAGLLGSFEESALKGRLEPVATVHGFTAEIGASGAFCPPHKRLPVTVFFYAPGGTNAPYMGHINLGPSGYRVPRSGTIQVSLFNPHGTLVKMFVVLYELTGMPPLARTFLRQRTLYMPARAPAPRPCTRHKWLRYLIHLRFMTSKSGKLYLHTDIRIIVSRKADLDTATAHSAIFRTIPNNDKPTNEEPEISTNAKREISTNESPVSIDRAPNRVFGGCSEFDSEIRNDIRELGHENQDGVSYELRSFTYAPENPRFSPR from the exons ATGCACAGTTGCGAGacgccgccggcgccgccggCAACCGGGCCCAACCTGCTATTGGAGTTGGGGCGCCTCATCATCCGCGCCCGCAGCCCCACTCCTACCCCCCGCGCGCCGCACGACCGCCTGCTGCATGCCAAGCTGCTGGCGGCCAGCCCTTCCACCAGCCAGCAG GTGGTGACCCAGCCGAAACCCGAAAAGGATGAACAAAAGCCCGGCGTCGATGCGTCTCTCAACGACCACGTGCACGCCCTGTGGAACGACCAGATACCCATCTGCATCGAG GTGCTTCTGGCCCCAGACTGCCCCGACTGCTACCAGGCGATCAGCCGCGTAGAAGAGGATTCATCATTCGACAAACAACACAACCAACAGCGCGCGTTACTCCTCGAGCGATGGAGCATGCGCCCTCTCGTCACCAA GTCCCACGAAACTCCCGCGTTTATAACATCTCAGTGGCTCCTCAATGCGGTCCGCTCGCAGCTCCACTTCTCGCAGTTGTCCGCCTGGCTGGCGAGGCTCAAGGGCAACGGGAAGCCGGAGGAACCAGGGGAACGCAG GCGTAAACTGAGCCGCGAGAAGTGCAACTACAAAAAACTCGAATCGAACTGCGACGAGGACGTCGACGAGCCACGCAAACTGAACATCGTCTACTCCATCAAGATACCCGGCGAGAGCTACAAGATGGCCGACTTCAGCAAACCCCCGACCGACCACACCTTCCCCATCACCGACATCGGCAACAACGTCTATCTCAAGGTCACACTCCAGAGCCTCCCAAGAATCGACAAGGTACCAACAGTCAAGTGCACCTGCCCTCCAAAAAGACGCGCCAGCAAAGAAGTCCCTGTAAATATACATGAGGAGTTGGTCGGGAAGCTTAATGATCTCACTCTGGGACCGAGAGGTTCCAAGTTCTCACCAGATTTAGATGTAATTAACTCTAACACGGGTCCATCGACTCGACGCCTGTCTATCATATCCACGCCCGCCTCCACCGAGTACTTATACTCTGTTGCTCCGGAAAAGAAAGTGGTTGATGACAGGATGCATACGCCTTGCAGCGAGAACGGGAAACACAAGTGCGAATGCGACGAGTCCGACGGCAATCATAGATCTTCCACTAGTTTAGGTCAGGAACCGAAGAAGTTAGACGAGAGGCGGTTGAAAGAGATAGCCAAATATAAGAGGCGGTTGCGGAAAGAGAGCAAGCTCAAGAAACTCTGCGACAGCACGTCTTCAGAAGGCGACGGGTTACAGAAGTCGAAGGAGACTCATACGTCCATTCCGATCTTGCAAGCGGCGCGATTTGACAGGTTCCGTGCGATCGGGTGCTATAGAAATCAGACTTATTTGACGCTGCCCGCTAGCAGGATGGAAACTAAATCTCCTTTCGTTGAAACTGATAGTATAACACCGGCAGAGTTTAAAAAGACCAACACGGTGGCCACACAAACTGACGAAGTCACTTGTGCGTGTGGCGGCCCTCTAGTGGACCGATGTGAGAGTTGTATAGATCGAGGAATGGTCCGATCCGAAGCCAACTATAATTTAGCTTCGATCGACCAATCCGAAGTTTTGCTCGATGCTATAAATCGGTGCAAAGACGAGACCGGAGCTCGAAGGAAATATGAAGATGATAATATTAAAGCGCTAAAAAAgcataaatgtgataattataatataaagtgTGATATAAGTAGTTTAGGTTTTAGTCATAACGGAGAAGAACAGGTCATAAAGAGACCTAAATTGAGAAGAATTTTCCCGATAGTTGACAAAATTGAGAAGATAGTGTCAGATAGAGCACAAAACCAAGACAACGCAGATATTGAGGAGTTAAACTTGAAAGACGATGACACAGTATTCTCGAAGCCGAAGGAATCGAAGCGACAGAAAACATTCTCTATAAACGACGATGACTATGTATTTTATGAGAAATGTGACTATGGGACTTTTGATAGATGTGAAATAGATTCCCCTAGTGATACTCCTGACCAAAATGGTTTCGTTGATCCGGATCCGAAGAAAATGGGGCCGGATAATCAGGTCCCTTCGCCTACAGAGATGGACCGGTTTAGATGGCGTTTTGACTCGGCTGCCTCTATGGTGTTTCATACCAAAACTGGGTTGCCTCTGACTTCTAGTCCAGCGCCTTTAAGAAGAGGGAACAATTGTTTCGACTTTGATGACTCTATTAATGGAATCTCTGGAATTAAAag CGCGCTGTTCCACCCGATCTCCCCGGCCCCGCCCCCGCCGGCCTCGCCCCCCGCGccgcccccctccccctcccccgggccggcgccggcgcgcgcccgcccgcgcagcccgccgccgcccgcAGACCCCGCGACGCCCAAGCTCCGCATCGGGCCCAGCGCCGGCCTGCTCG GTAGCTTCGAAGAATCCGCCCTAAAAGGCCGCCTGGAGCCGGTGGCGACGGTCCACGGGTTCACCGCCGAGATAGGGGCCTCCGGGGCGTTCTGCCCGCCCCACAAGCGCCTGCCTGTCACTGTGTTCTTCTACGCCCCGGGCGGCACCAACGCACCTTATATG GGCCACATAAACCTCGGGCCGTCTGGCTACCGCGTGCCGCGCTCGGGCACCATCCAGGTGTCGCTGTTCAACCCGCACGGCACTTTAGTGAAGATGTTCGTGGTGCTGTACGAGCTGACGGGCATGCCCCCTCTCGCTCGCACGTTCCTGCGCCAGCGCACGCTGTACATGccggcgcgcgcgcccgcgccgcggcCCTGCACCCGCCACAAGTGGCTGCGCTACCTCATACACCTCAG ATTCATGACCTCAAAATCCGGCAAACTCTACCTCCACACAGACATACGTATAATAGTCTCCAGAAAAGCCGACCTCGACACGGCCACTGCCCACTCGGCCATCTTCCGGACCATACCGAACAACGACAAACCGACCAATGAGGAGCCAGAGATTTCCACCAATGCCAAGCGAGAGATTTCCACCAATGAGAGCCCAGTCTCAATTGATAGAGCGCCAAATAGAGTATTCGGGGGCTGCAGTGAGTTTGACTCGGAAATTAGAAACGATATAAGAGAGTTAGGTCACGAAAATCAAGATGGCGTATCGTATGAGCTAAGGAGTTTCACTTATGCCCCTGAGAACCCTAGGTTCTCGCCTCGATAG
- the LOC133532004 gene encoding protein Atossa isoform X1: protein MFCLFGTSECANLLRNPKDETMHSCETPPAPPATGPNLLLELGRLIIRARSPTPTPRAPHDRLLHAKLLAASPSTSQQVVTQPKPEKDEQKPGVDASLNDHVHALWNDQIPICIEVLLAPDCPDCYQAISRVEEDSSFDKQHNQQRALLLERWSMRPLVTKSHETPAFITSQWLLNAVRSQLHFSQLSAWLARLKGNGKPEEPGERRRKLSREKCNYKKLESNCDEDVDEPRKLNIVYSIKIPGESYKMADFSKPPTDHTFPITDIGNNVYLKVTLQSLPRIDKVPTVKCTCPPKRRASKEVPVNIHEELVGKLNDLTLGPRGSKFSPDLDVINSNTGPSTRRLSIISTPASTEYLYSVAPEKKVVDDRMHTPCSENGKHKCECDESDGNHRSSTSLGQEPKKLDERRLKEIAKYKRRLRKESKLKKLCDSTSSEGDGLQKSKETHTSIPILQAARFDRFRAIGCYRNQTYLTLPASRMETKSPFVETDSITPAEFKKTNTVATQTDEVTCACGGPLVDRCESCIDRGMVRSEANYNLASIDQSEVLLDAINRCKDETGARRKYEDDNIKALKKHKCDNYNIKCDISSLGFSHNGEEQVIKRPKLRRIFPIVDKIEKIVSDRAQNQDNADIEELNLKDDDTVFSKPKESKRQKTFSINDDDYVFYEKCDYGTFDRCEIDSPSDTPDQNGFVDPDPKKMGPDNQVPSPTEMDRFRWRFDSAASMVFHTKTGLPLTSSPAPLRRGNNCFDFDDSINGISGIKSALFHPISPAPPPPASPPAPPPSPSPGPAPARARPRSPPPPADPATPKLRIGPSAGLLGSFEESALKGRLEPVATVHGFTAEIGASGAFCPPHKRLPVTVFFYAPGGTNAPYMGHINLGPSGYRVPRSGTIQVSLFNPHGTLVKMFVVLYELTGMPPLARTFLRQRTLYMPARAPAPRPCTRHKWLRYLIHLRFMTSKSGKLYLHTDIRIIVSRKADLDTATAHSAIFRTIPNNDKPTNEEPEISTNAKREISTNESPVSIDRAPNRVFGGCSEFDSEIRNDIRELGHENQDGVSYELRSFTYAPENPRFSPR, encoded by the exons ATGCACAGTTGCGAGacgccgccggcgccgccggCAACCGGGCCCAACCTGCTATTGGAGTTGGGGCGCCTCATCATCCGCGCCCGCAGCCCCACTCCTACCCCCCGCGCGCCGCACGACCGCCTGCTGCATGCCAAGCTGCTGGCGGCCAGCCCTTCCACCAGCCAGCAG GTGGTGACCCAGCCGAAACCCGAAAAGGATGAACAAAAGCCCGGCGTCGATGCGTCTCTCAACGACCACGTGCACGCCCTGTGGAACGACCAGATACCCATCTGCATCGAG GTGCTTCTGGCCCCAGACTGCCCCGACTGCTACCAGGCGATCAGCCGCGTAGAAGAGGATTCATCATTCGACAAACAACACAACCAACAGCGCGCGTTACTCCTCGAGCGATGGAGCATGCGCCCTCTCGTCACCAA GTCCCACGAAACTCCCGCGTTTATAACATCTCAGTGGCTCCTCAATGCGGTCCGCTCGCAGCTCCACTTCTCGCAGTTGTCCGCCTGGCTGGCGAGGCTCAAGGGCAACGGGAAGCCGGAGGAACCAGGGGAACGCAG GCGTAAACTGAGCCGCGAGAAGTGCAACTACAAAAAACTCGAATCGAACTGCGACGAGGACGTCGACGAGCCACGCAAACTGAACATCGTCTACTCCATCAAGATACCCGGCGAGAGCTACAAGATGGCCGACTTCAGCAAACCCCCGACCGACCACACCTTCCCCATCACCGACATCGGCAACAACGTCTATCTCAAGGTCACACTCCAGAGCCTCCCAAGAATCGACAAGGTACCAACAGTCAAGTGCACCTGCCCTCCAAAAAGACGCGCCAGCAAAGAAGTCCCTGTAAATATACATGAGGAGTTGGTCGGGAAGCTTAATGATCTCACTCTGGGACCGAGAGGTTCCAAGTTCTCACCAGATTTAGATGTAATTAACTCTAACACGGGTCCATCGACTCGACGCCTGTCTATCATATCCACGCCCGCCTCCACCGAGTACTTATACTCTGTTGCTCCGGAAAAGAAAGTGGTTGATGACAGGATGCATACGCCTTGCAGCGAGAACGGGAAACACAAGTGCGAATGCGACGAGTCCGACGGCAATCATAGATCTTCCACTAGTTTAGGTCAGGAACCGAAGAAGTTAGACGAGAGGCGGTTGAAAGAGATAGCCAAATATAAGAGGCGGTTGCGGAAAGAGAGCAAGCTCAAGAAACTCTGCGACAGCACGTCTTCAGAAGGCGACGGGTTACAGAAGTCGAAGGAGACTCATACGTCCATTCCGATCTTGCAAGCGGCGCGATTTGACAGGTTCCGTGCGATCGGGTGCTATAGAAATCAGACTTATTTGACGCTGCCCGCTAGCAGGATGGAAACTAAATCTCCTTTCGTTGAAACTGATAGTATAACACCGGCAGAGTTTAAAAAGACCAACACGGTGGCCACACAAACTGACGAAGTCACTTGTGCGTGTGGCGGCCCTCTAGTGGACCGATGTGAGAGTTGTATAGATCGAGGAATGGTCCGATCCGAAGCCAACTATAATTTAGCTTCGATCGACCAATCCGAAGTTTTGCTCGATGCTATAAATCGGTGCAAAGACGAGACCGGAGCTCGAAGGAAATATGAAGATGATAATATTAAAGCGCTAAAAAAgcataaatgtgataattataatataaagtgTGATATAAGTAGTTTAGGTTTTAGTCATAACGGAGAAGAACAGGTCATAAAGAGACCTAAATTGAGAAGAATTTTCCCGATAGTTGACAAAATTGAGAAGATAGTGTCAGATAGAGCACAAAACCAAGACAACGCAGATATTGAGGAGTTAAACTTGAAAGACGATGACACAGTATTCTCGAAGCCGAAGGAATCGAAGCGACAGAAAACATTCTCTATAAACGACGATGACTATGTATTTTATGAGAAATGTGACTATGGGACTTTTGATAGATGTGAAATAGATTCCCCTAGTGATACTCCTGACCAAAATGGTTTCGTTGATCCGGATCCGAAGAAAATGGGGCCGGATAATCAGGTCCCTTCGCCTACAGAGATGGACCGGTTTAGATGGCGTTTTGACTCGGCTGCCTCTATGGTGTTTCATACCAAAACTGGGTTGCCTCTGACTTCTAGTCCAGCGCCTTTAAGAAGAGGGAACAATTGTTTCGACTTTGATGACTCTATTAATGGAATCTCTGGAATTAAAag CGCGCTGTTCCACCCGATCTCCCCGGCCCCGCCCCCGCCGGCCTCGCCCCCCGCGccgcccccctccccctcccccgggccggcgccggcgcgcgcccgcccgcgcagcccgccgccgcccgcAGACCCCGCGACGCCCAAGCTCCGCATCGGGCCCAGCGCCGGCCTGCTCG GTAGCTTCGAAGAATCCGCCCTAAAAGGCCGCCTGGAGCCGGTGGCGACGGTCCACGGGTTCACCGCCGAGATAGGGGCCTCCGGGGCGTTCTGCCCGCCCCACAAGCGCCTGCCTGTCACTGTGTTCTTCTACGCCCCGGGCGGCACCAACGCACCTTATATG GGCCACATAAACCTCGGGCCGTCTGGCTACCGCGTGCCGCGCTCGGGCACCATCCAGGTGTCGCTGTTCAACCCGCACGGCACTTTAGTGAAGATGTTCGTGGTGCTGTACGAGCTGACGGGCATGCCCCCTCTCGCTCGCACGTTCCTGCGCCAGCGCACGCTGTACATGccggcgcgcgcgcccgcgccgcggcCCTGCACCCGCCACAAGTGGCTGCGCTACCTCATACACCTCAG ATTCATGACCTCAAAATCCGGCAAACTCTACCTCCACACAGACATACGTATAATAGTCTCCAGAAAAGCCGACCTCGACACGGCCACTGCCCACTCGGCCATCTTCCGGACCATACCGAACAACGACAAACCGACCAATGAGGAGCCAGAGATTTCCACCAATGCCAAGCGAGAGATTTCCACCAATGAGAGCCCAGTCTCAATTGATAGAGCGCCAAATAGAGTATTCGGGGGCTGCAGTGAGTTTGACTCGGAAATTAGAAACGATATAAGAGAGTTAGGTCACGAAAATCAAGATGGCGTATCGTATGAGCTAAGGAGTTTCACTTATGCCCCTGAGAACCCTAGGTTCTCGCCTCGATAG